Within Bacteroidota bacterium, the genomic segment AGCTACTTTCAGGTAATGTTCGAGCATTGATTCGTAACCATGCTTTGTTAATCGTTCCAACGTAATTGTTGTTACCAAAATAGAGCTATTGCCCTACCTTCCTTCCCGTTCGGCAGATTGTAATAAAAACTGATGAAAATCATGTCTTTGCTTGGTTAAAATCAGCAATTGTAAATGCAGGTATGTAGATATTTATTCAAGTAAACCCTGTTTTTCAATGGATGATCTTAATCGTTTTTTATTCCATTCTTACAAGACACCGTCAATTTTACAACTATTTGGTAAATAGTGGCAAGCATTAAACTAAATATTACACCCTATTCTTCCGAAGCAAAAGGAGTTATTTCTGCTTTGCAGTCTGATGCTGCAATAGGTTTGTCTCAATCAGAAGTATCTATGCGCCTCAAAAAATACGGTGCAAATAAAATACTGGAGAAAAAAAACAAGAGCTTATGGCTAATTTTCTTTAGTCAATTTAAAAGCCCGATTATCGGGCTTCTTTTAATCGCGGCCGGACTATCTTTTTATTTTGGTGAATGGCTGGATGGAATTGCTATTCTTGCCGTGATACTGATTAATGCGATGATCGGCTTTTATATGGAACACCAGGCAGAACGTTCGATGAATGAGCTGAAAAAATTATCTGCTGTCCCTGCCAAAGCTCTCCGGGATAAAAAATTAGAAGAAATAAATGCCGAAGATATTGTTCCGGGAGATGTGATTTATATTGAAGCAGGTGACCTGATTCCGTCAGATGGACGAATTTTTAAGACTTCACAATTGCAGATTGATGAATCAGCGCTCACAGGCGAATCCCTGCCTGTAGAAAAACAGGCCGGAAAATTAACCGGTGAAATCATCCTTGCAGAACGAACAAACATGCTGTACAAAGGAACCTATTCCACAAAAGGAAATGGTTTTATGGTTACTACAGATACAGGCATGGATACAGAGCTTGGAAAGATCGCACATTTGGTGCATTCAGCAGAACAAGCCGCTACACCTTTAGAAAAAAAACTCAGACAGTTCAGCAAAAAACTTATTTGGGTCACACTCGCATTGGTAGTACTGATTTTTATTGCCGGCCTCGTGAACGGACGGGAATTACTTGAAATGCTTAAAACTTCCATTGCATTAGCTGTTGCTGCCATACCGGAAGGTTTGCCCATTGTTGCGACGATGGCATTGGCACACGGGATGATAAAGATGGCAAAATACAATGTGATCGTAAAAAAGCTTTCATCAGTAGAAACGCTCGGTGGAACTAACGTAATATGTACGGACAAAACGGGTACGCTTACGCAAAATAAAATAGAAGTAAATAAAATAGTTACTTCTGCCGAAACCGCTGAAGTTTTGGAAGTCATTAACAGAATAGCCGTTTTATGCAATACTGCCGAATTACAAAATAACAATGGCACCATTAGAGAAATTGGAGATCCTCTTGAAACCGGATTGCTGAAATTTGCTTTAAAAAATGCCGTTAATGTCCAGAATTACCGTAGTAAATTTCCTAAAATAAAGGAAGAGCCCTTTTCTTCAGAAACTAAAATAATGGTTACACTCCATCAAACCGAAAATGATCTTACCGTTTATGCCAAAGGAGCATCGGAGGAATTACTCCATCATTGTGATCGTATTATAGAAAAGGAAGGTATTACAAAACTAAATGCTGAAAAAAGAAAATATTGGGCGCAAAAAGCGGAAGAACTTGCCAATTCAGGATTAAGAGTTATTGCGGGAGCATTCAAGCCTGAGGCATCCTCTGATAAAAACATGTCTGCTGAACTTGTATTTGTTGGCTTATTTGGAATGATCGACCCACCAAGGGAAGAAGTATTTCGTGCAATCGAAGAATGTAAAACGGCAGGCATTAATATAATAATGTTAACCGGAGATCACCCGGCCACAGCCAAAAATATCGCCTTGAAATTAGGAATTGCTGATAATAATAATTGCAAAGCAATGGTCGGAAAGGAAATGAAAGATTACGAATATCTGACCGAACAGGAGAAATCAAATTGGCTTGATACAAAAATATTTGCACGGGTAAGTCCCAAACAAAAACTTGATCTCGTGTCGGTTTTACAGGAAAGGAAAAACATTGTCGGGATGACAGGAGATGGAGTAAATGACGCTCCTGCACTGAAAAAAGCAGATATAGGTATTGCAATGGGATTGAGAGGTACACAGGTATCACAGGAAGTGGCTGACATGGTATTAAAAGATGATTCTTTTTCATCGATTGTTGTGGCTATTAAACATGGGCGCATCATTTTTGAAAACATAAGGAAGTTTGTCATTTTTTTACTTTCCTGTAACCTAAGTGAGTTAATGGTGATTGCTACTGCCGCTATATTCAACTTCCATTTTCAGTTGTTCCCGCTTCAGATTCTTTTCATCAACCTCATCACGGATGCGCTTCCGGCACTTGCATTGGGAGTGACGGAAGGAAGCAAAGAGACAATGAAAAAGCCACCAAGAAATATGAATGAGCCAATAATTGACAGAAAAAGATGGATAGATGTTTTCTTTTACTCAATTATTATTGCTGCAGTCAGTCTGGGAGCAGTATTTTTTAGTCATTTAACGGTTCATAAGATAGAAATATGGAACGCTGAATTATGTAATAATATATTATTCTTTACCCTGATCTTTTCACAGCTTCTGCATGTGTTAAATATGGGAAGCGGTCCCTCCTTTTTCAAATCAGAAGTATTTAGGAATATATATATATGGGGAGCAATAGCTTTTTCCGTGGCTATTTTAATTGGTATATATGTTTTTGAACCTGTCAGGAAAGTATTGTCGCTTTATGAAATGTCTGCAAGTGATTGGTTTATTTCAATAGCGGCAGGTGTTATTTCGCTTATAATTATTCAGATTGCAAAAAAAATAAAAATCGTACAATGAGTACCACATTTTTTGTAAAAAACATTTTTCTTGTTGTTTTATTTTGTGCAGGATTTAATTCTGCATTTTCTCAGGAAATTTCGCAAGTCGATTCTTTAAATCCACCTCCCGGGAAAGTAAGAAAAACAGAAAAAACAGTTATCGTGAATGCAAAGCCGGAAGAGGTATTCGCTTTTATGGATGATATCAGCAATACAGGTATGCACATGACAAAAAATAGCGTACAAATGGCAGGAAGCAAACTAAGGTTGGAATGGCTTACAGAACATAAAACCGGTTTAAATACTAAGTACAGATGGACCGGAAAAGCAATGGGAATGAAAGTGAAATTTACGGTTATTGTTACCCAATGGGATGAAGGGAAGTCGAAAACCTGGGAAACCATTGGTGATGCAAAAATGATCGTAATTTCGTGGTTCAAAATGTATTTGGAACTAAAACGAAATAACGATGGAACCACAACTGCCAGACTTGGTATTTTATATACTAAATCAAAAAATATTCCGGGCTTTTTATTAGGAAAAAGGTATTCTATTTGGTGCGTGAAAAGTATGCTAAAAGACACTAAAAAACACTTTAATAAATAGAAGTAAAATGAACAGTCAACATCTTCATAAATTAAGCGTAAAAGACATTGGCATTGACACCTATCGTGAGAATACTATTTATATGCGTGCAGATTGTCATATATGTAAATCCGAAGGGTTTAAAGCCCTTACAAGAGTAGTTGTGAATTTTAATGGAAAAAGTATTATTGCCACAATTAATGTGGTTTATTCTGAAATAATTCATCACAATGAAGCCGGCCTCTCCAAAGAAGCAATGAAACGGTTGGAAGTAAAAGATAATGATGAAGTCATTATTACTCACCTTGATCACATTGAATCGTTGAGCAGGGTTCGTGCTAAAATTTACGGAAAAGAGTTAGATGAAAATTCTTTCCATGAAATTATTTCTGACATAGTAGCAGGCAGGTACTCCAATATTGAATTATCAGCTTTCGTTTCCTCCTGTGCAGATGACAATCTTTCCGTGAATGAAATAATATCACTTACAAAAGCCATGATTAATACCGGGGAGAAAATAAGCTGGAACAAAAGTATGGTGCTTGATAAACATTGCGTAGGCGGACTTCCCGGAAACCGCACTACTCCTATTGTTGTCAGCATTGTTGCTGCAGCGGGTTTAATGATTCCCAAAACATCTTCTAAAGCAATTACTTCTCCTGCCGGAACCGCTGACGTTATGGATGCGATTACCCGTGTAGACTTAACAATTGAAGAAATGAGAAAAGTGGTGGAAAAAGAGAATGGATGTTTTGTTGGAGGCGGTTCTATGCAATTGAGTCCTGCTGACGATATTCTTATTTCAGTTGAAAGGGCGCTTGATATAGACAGCGAAGGGCAAATGATCGCATCCGTTCTTTCCAAGAAGATGGCCGCAGGATCTACGCATGTATTAATTGATATTCCGGTCGGGAAAACCGCAAAAGTTCGCTCCAATGAAGAAGCATTACATCTTCAATATTATTTTAAAGCTGTTGGAGAAGCAATTGGTTTAACTGTAAATGTTCTTATAACAGATGGAAGCCAGCCTGTTGGAAAAGGGATAGGCCCGGCACTGGAAGCAATGGAAATCCTTTCCGTTCTAAGAAATGAAACAAGTTGTCCGAAAGATCTTAAAGAACGTTCACTCATACTTGCCGGAGAGTTATTGTCAATGTCAGGAAAGTTCGAACAGGGTAAAGAAAAGCAAATTGCAAAAGAAATTCTTGAAAGCGGAAGGGCGCTTGAGAAATTTCTATCGATCTGCAACACACAAGGTGGTTTTACCGAGCCCCGGGCCGGACAATATCGTTTTGACGTACTTTCTGAAAAAAACGGAATTGTAACAGAAATTGACAACCGAAAACTGGCCCGTATTGCCAAACTTGCAGGGGCACCAAAATCGCCGGGTGCTGGAGTTCTATTTAACGCACCATTAGATATGAAGATTTCAAAAGGGGATTTTCTTTTTTCGATATATTCAGATGCAAAAGGACAATTAGAATATGCAATAGAATATATGAATATAAACAACAATAACATAATAAACATTAGCTAAAAAATAGTATGAAAAAAGAAATTTCTAAATTTTTTTGTGCTCCTATTACCTGGAAGGTAGTTTCTCATCTATCGTTAGGATTAAACGGTGTTTTACTCATAGCCCTTTGGTATTCAATTAATACTATCCGGATAATTATTCCTGCAATAATATCCTGTATATTGGGGTATTATGCATGGTAACAGTAAAATTAAACAAAGACCAATGAAATCAATTGTATTTGCGTTGCCGGGCAATGGAGTATTAGCAAAAAACATTGCTGATGCCATGCAAGCTGACATGGGAGAAGTAGTTATCAGGTATTTCCCTGATGGAGAAATCTATGTACGTGTGCTAAGTGAAGTTAAAAACAGAAAAGTATTTCTGATATGTACACTTTCTAAGCCTGATGAGAAACTATTGCCTTTATATTTTCTTTGTAAAACAATAAAATCATTAGACACATCCTCTGTTTCAGTCGTGGCTCCTTACCTTTCTTATATGCGTCAGGATGCCATATTTAATCCGGGAGAAGGAATAACCTCAGAATACTTTGCTTCTCTCCTTTCAGGATTTGCAGATTCTTTGATTACGATTGACCCACATCTTCACCGCAGGCATTCAATGGCTGAAATTTATTCAATACCCTGCACAGTGATACATGCATCCTCTCTTATTTCGGCATATATTAATAATCATATCCCGAACCCTTTGTTAATTGGGCCTGATTCAGAAAGTGAACAATGGGTTTCTGAAGTCGCAAAAAATGCACATGCGCCGTATGTAGTGCTTGAAAAAATAAGATCAGGGGATAAGGAAGTAAAAATTACCTTGCCTCAACTCGAAAAATATAAGAATCACATCCCTGTGTTGGTGGATGATATTATTTCTACTGCCCGAACAATGATAGAAACAGTTAAGCATTTAAAAAGTGAAGGGATGAAGCCTCCAATATGCATTGGAATACATGCGGTATTTTCAGGAGATGCTTTTGAAGAACTGAAAAAATCAGGAGTTAGTCAAATTATTACCTGTAACACTATTCCTCATGTATCCAATGGGATTGATGTTACGGCATTAATTACTGAAAATATCGATAGAAAAAATAAAACAGAACTAAAATCAACAATTACTTGCCCTCACTGTGGTCATATAAAACCGGAAATAATGCCAACCGATACCTGTCAGTATTTTTATGAATGCGAGCATTGCAAAAAAGTATTAAAACCCAGGAAAGGTGATTGTTGTGTTTATTGCTCTTATGGAACAGTAAAATGTCCTTCTAAACAAACAGGAGCAGGATGTTGTTAAATATGATAAAAAAGCTGCAGCTAAAAAATGATTAATTACTTCATAGCCTGGTCTGTCAAAAACCGCTTCATCGTTCTGTTTATTGCAGTGGTAATAGCAGCATATGGGATTTTTTCCGTGAAGAATACTCCTGTTGATGCTATTCCTGATCTTTCTGAAAACCAGGTTATTATTTTTACCGAATGGATGGGTCGAAGCCCCCAAATTATAGAAGATCAAATCACCTACCCGCTTGTAAGTAACCTGCAGGGCATACCCCGGGTAAAAAACATCAGGGCAGCATCAATGTTCGGGATGAGTTTCGTATTTGTCATTTTTAATGATGATGTGGATATATATTGGGCGAGAACACGGGTACTTGAACGATTGAATTATGCTCAGCGACTATTACCTGAAGGAATAACCCCAACACTTGGTCCCGATGGAACAGGATTAGGACATATTTTTTGGTACACATTAGATGCACCGGGTTATGATCTTGGAGAGTTACGGGCATTACAAGACTGGTATGTTCGTTTCGCGTTGCAAACAGTTGATGGAGTGAGTGAAGTTGCTTCGTTCGGAGGCTTTCAAAAACAGTATCAGGTTGTTGTTGATCCATACAAGCTTCGCTATTACAACATCCCTTTAATGGATGTAGTGAATAAAATAAAAGCGAACAATAATGATGTAGGCGGAAGAAAATTTGAACAGTCAGACATCGGTTATATCATAAGGGGATTAGGTTACATAAAAAATATAAATGAAATTGAGAATATCCCGCTTAAAACGCTCAATACAGTTCCTATAAGAGTTAAGGATGTGGCAAAGGTGCAAACAGGAGGCGAATTGCGATTGGGAATAGTTGACGAAAACGGAGATGGTGAAAAAGTAGGTGGTATTGTAGTAATGCGCTATGGAGAGAACGCAAAAGATGTAATAGATCGATTGAAAGAAAAAATTAAAGATGTGGAAAAAGGATTGCCTGAAGGAGTGAAATTTAAAGTTGCCTACGATCGCTCGGTTCTTATTGATGAAACAATTGACACCTTAAGTGAAGCAGTAACAGAGGAAATTATCATCGTTTGCATAGTACTGTTTATTTTTCTTCTTCATGTACGAAGTGCGCTTATTGTGGTTATTACTATTCCTATGTCGGTATTGATCGCATTTATACTGATGAAATGGTTTGGTATTACTTCAAATATAATGTCATTAGCCGGAGTCGCCCTTGCTGTTGGCGATCTTGTAGATGCAGGAATAGTCATGGTAGAAAACGCCATGAAAGAACTTGCTGAAGAACGTGGTTCCGCAGAAATAAAACTTTCTGAAATT encodes:
- a CDS encoding ribose-phosphate pyrophosphokinase, whose product is MKSIVFALPGNGVLAKNIADAMQADMGEVVIRYFPDGEIYVRVLSEVKNRKVFLICTLSKPDEKLLPLYFLCKTIKSLDTSSVSVVAPYLSYMRQDAIFNPGEGITSEYFASLLSGFADSLITIDPHLHRRHSMAEIYSIPCTVIHASSLISAYINNHIPNPLLIGPDSESEQWVSEVAKNAHAPYVVLEKIRSGDKEVKITLPQLEKYKNHIPVLVDDIISTARTMIETVKHLKSEGMKPPICIGIHAVFSGDAFEELKKSGVSQIITCNTIPHVSNGIDVTALITENIDRKNKTELKSTITCPHCGHIKPEIMPTDTCQYFYECEHCKKVLKPRKGDCCVYCSYGTVKCPSKQTGAGCC
- a CDS encoding cation-translocating P-type ATPase; this encodes MASIKLNITPYSSEAKGVISALQSDAAIGLSQSEVSMRLKKYGANKILEKKNKSLWLIFFSQFKSPIIGLLLIAAGLSFYFGEWLDGIAILAVILINAMIGFYMEHQAERSMNELKKLSAVPAKALRDKKLEEINAEDIVPGDVIYIEAGDLIPSDGRIFKTSQLQIDESALTGESLPVEKQAGKLTGEIILAERTNMLYKGTYSTKGNGFMVTTDTGMDTELGKIAHLVHSAEQAATPLEKKLRQFSKKLIWVTLALVVLIFIAGLVNGRELLEMLKTSIALAVAAIPEGLPIVATMALAHGMIKMAKYNVIVKKLSSVETLGGTNVICTDKTGTLTQNKIEVNKIVTSAETAEVLEVINRIAVLCNTAELQNNNGTIREIGDPLETGLLKFALKNAVNVQNYRSKFPKIKEEPFSSETKIMVTLHQTENDLTVYAKGASEELLHHCDRIIEKEGITKLNAEKRKYWAQKAEELANSGLRVIAGAFKPEASSDKNMSAELVFVGLFGMIDPPREEVFRAIEECKTAGINIIMLTGDHPATAKNIALKLGIADNNNCKAMVGKEMKDYEYLTEQEKSNWLDTKIFARVSPKQKLDLVSVLQERKNIVGMTGDGVNDAPALKKADIGIAMGLRGTQVSQEVADMVLKDDSFSSIVVAIKHGRIIFENIRKFVIFLLSCNLSELMVIATAAIFNFHFQLFPLQILFINLITDALPALALGVTEGSKETMKKPPRNMNEPIIDRKRWIDVFFYSIIIAAVSLGAVFFSHLTVHKIEIWNAELCNNILFFTLIFSQLLHVLNMGSGPSFFKSEVFRNIYIWGAIAFSVAILIGIYVFEPVRKVLSLYEMSASDWFISIAAGVISLIIIQIAKKIKIVQ
- a CDS encoding thymidine phosphorylase family protein, which produces MNSQHLHKLSVKDIGIDTYRENTIYMRADCHICKSEGFKALTRVVVNFNGKSIIATINVVYSEIIHHNEAGLSKEAMKRLEVKDNDEVIITHLDHIESLSRVRAKIYGKELDENSFHEIISDIVAGRYSNIELSAFVSSCADDNLSVNEIISLTKAMINTGEKISWNKSMVLDKHCVGGLPGNRTTPIVVSIVAAAGLMIPKTSSKAITSPAGTADVMDAITRVDLTIEEMRKVVEKENGCFVGGGSMQLSPADDILISVERALDIDSEGQMIASVLSKKMAAGSTHVLIDIPVGKTAKVRSNEEALHLQYYFKAVGEAIGLTVNVLITDGSQPVGKGIGPALEAMEILSVLRNETSCPKDLKERSLILAGELLSMSGKFEQGKEKQIAKEILESGRALEKFLSICNTQGGFTEPRAGQYRFDVLSEKNGIVTEIDNRKLARIAKLAGAPKSPGAGVLFNAPLDMKISKGDFLFSIYSDAKGQLEYAIEYMNINNNNIINIS